In Brassica rapa cultivar Chiifu-401-42 chromosome A06, CAAS_Brap_v3.01, whole genome shotgun sequence, a single window of DNA contains:
- the LOC103872366 gene encoding mediator of RNA polymerase II transcription subunit 15a isoform X1, with translation MDNNNWRLSIPNGESAAINNGEWRKQLPPDSRQKIVNKIMETLSRHLPSSGPEGINDLRRIAARFEEKTFSGAVNQTDYLRKISMKMLTMETKSQNAAGSSSTTTDANNTTSMDSSNHDSQPLPNNQGQLLPNNQSQAPQPLMSQTMQSNTASGMAGSTGLPSSMQPVSSIANNNVTSVVNQNSSMQNVAGVLQDSSGQHGLSSNMISGSQRQMLGRPHIMSSQQQQQPQGGQYLYQQQLLRQNFQSGNVPNPIQQQQQNVLQPNQMHSSQQPGSTTSATQPSAVNSAPIQGLHTNQQSSPQFSSQQTTSQTILRQQQSSLLRQHPQSQQASGIHQQQTSLPHQSISPQQQAQMTRQQAASGSGIQQNQMMAQHVVGDMQQQQHQQRLLNQQNNVMNMRPQQKQHPPAQQQFMSQQNSLQATTQQPLGTQSNVAGLQQPQQQLLSSQTNQQSVHMLSQPTAALQRTHQAGHGLYPSQGQQSQNQPSQQQMMPLQSHHQQLQQPNLLQQDVQQRLQSSGQVTGSLLPPQNVVDQQRQLYQSQRTLSEIPSSSLDSTAQKESGNAVDWQEEVFQKIKIMKDAYLPDVTEIYQRVIAKLQQMDSLPQQQRSEQFEKLRQFKTMLERMMQFLSVSKSSIMPPLKNKVAIYEKQIVDFVTAHRPRKPVQQGQPPQSQMQPMQQQSSQNGNHSHDGQANTQMQSMSMPRVQQSSLENAQYNVLSSRPLASAPQQNIPCSVPGSSLESGQGNALNNSQQVAMRSMQQNNYQEVNNSSASAQSGLSTLQSNVNQTQLSSSLLQQQHLKQQKDQQMTQQQQLKPQFQQRQMQQQQQQLLQKQQLIQQHQQQLQARQQVAQNDVSRGMFQQHSLQSQRTSSPLQHLKPGSQLPVTSPQLLPGGSPQMTQQHLSPQVDQKNVISSVNKNGTPVQPANSPFVVPSPSTPLAPSPMQVASEKPSGASSLSMGNIARQQATGTQGVVQSIAFGTPGISASPLLQEFISPEGNNLNPLTSTFGKPNATELPIERLIRAVKSISPQSLSSAVSDIGSVVSMVDRIAGSAPGNSRASVGEDFVAKTKCRLQARNFMAQEGMTPTKKMKRGTTAMPLSVYSLEGSVGDNCKQFACSETSDLESTATSVGKKARTETEHALLEEIKEINQRLIDTVVEISDDEDAADSSEGATASKGCEGTTVRLSFIAVSLSPALKAHLSSTQMSPIQSLRLLVPCSYPNVSPSLLYKLPVETSKENGDLSSKAMARFNKLLRSLSQPMSLKDIANTWDACARTVICEYAQQFGGGTFSSKYGTWEKFVAAS, from the exons ATGGATAACAACAACTGGAGACTTTCCATTCCAAATGGAGAATCTGCAGCCATTAACAATGGTGAGTGGAGAAAACAGTTGCCACCTGATTCACGCCAGAAGATCGTTAACAAGAT AATGGAAACACTAAGCAGGCACCTTCCGAGTTCTGGACCAGAAGGAATTAACGATCTCAGGAGAATTGCTGCCAGATTTGAGGAGAAAACTTTCAGCGGTGCTGTTAACCAG ACTGATTACCTTCGGAAGATATCCATGAAGATGCTGACTATGGAGACTAAATCTCAAAATGCTGCTGGCTCTTCCTCAACTACCACTGATGCTAATAATACCACATCAATGGATTCAAGTAATCATGATTCTCAACCAT TACCCAACAATCAAGGGCAACTTCTTCCAAACAATCAATCTCAAGCACCTCAGCCGTTGATGTCCCAAACCATGCAGAGTAATACAGCCTCTGGAATGGCGGGTTCTACTGGTTTACCATCTTCCATGCAGCCTGTTTCTTCCATAGCCAATAATAACGTCACAAGCGTTGTAAACCAGAATTCCAGTATGCAAAATGTTGCCGGAGTGTTGCAAGATTCATCTGGGCAGCATGGCCTTTCATCCAACATGATATCAGGATCCCAAAGGCAGATGTTGGGCAGGCCGCATATTATGTCTtctcagcagcagcagcagccacAGGGTGGACAATATCTTTATCAGCAGCAACTTCTCAGGCAGAATTTTCAGTCAGGGAATGTTCCCAATCCCatacaacaacagcaacaaaatGTATTGCAGCCCAATCAAATGCATTCGTCTCAACAGCCTGGTAGTACGACATCTGCAACGCAGCCTTCAGCTGTGAACTCAGCTCCCATCCAGGGTCTCCACACAAATCAGCAGTCAAGTCCTCAATTCTCTTCTCAGCAGACTACGTCACAGACTATTCTTCGTCAGCAGCAATCGTCGCTGCTAAGGCAACATCCGCAATCACAACAAGCCTCTGGGATCCATCAGCAACAAACTTCATTGCCGCATCAGTCTATTTCTCCCCAGCAGCAAGCACAAATGACGCGGCAACAAGCTGCAAGTGGCTCAGGCATCCAGCAGAATCAAATGATGGCGCAGCATGTTGTTGGGGAtatgcagcagcagcaacatcAGCAAAGGTTGCTGAACCAGCAAAATAATGTTATGAACATGCGACCGCAGCAGAAGCAACACCCACCGGCCCAACAGCAATTTATGTCTCAACAAAACAGCCTTCAGGCTACGACTCAGCAACCACTGGGCACTCAAAGCAATGTTGCAGGACTGCAGCAACCACAACAACAGTTGCTCAGTTCCCAGACTAACCAGCAGTCGGTGCACATGTTATCACAGCCAACCGCTGCGCTGCAACGAACACACCAAGCTGGCCATGGCTTGTATCCTTCTCAGGGACAACAGTCACAAAATCAGCCATCCCAGCAGCAGATGATGCCCCTTCAGTCTCACCATCAGCAGTTACAACAACCTAATCTGCTACAACAGGATGTGCAACAAAGGCTACAATCTTCAGGCCAAGTGACAGGTTCCCTGCTTCCACCTCAAAATGTAGTGGACCAACAGAGACAATTGTATCAATCCCAAAGAACCCTTTCGGAGATTCCATCAT CATCGCTAGACTCCACGGCACAGAAGGAAAGTGGAAATGCGGTTGATTGGCAAGAGGAGGTTTTCCAAAAG ATCAAAATTATGAAAGATGCGTACTTACCAGATGTTACCGAAATCTACCAGAGAGTTATAGCCAAGTTGCAGCAA ATGGATTCTCTTCCGCAGCAACAAAGATCAGAGCAGTTTGAGAAATTGAGACAATTCAAGACAATGTTGGAGCGAATGATGCAATTCCTATCGGTTTCAAAGAGCAGTATCATGCCTCCTTTAAAGAATAAGGTGGCTATTTATGAGAAGCAGATTGTAGATTTCGTAACTGCGCACAGGCCGAGGAAGCCAGTACAGCAAGGGCAGCCTCCGCAATCTCAAATGCAGCCTATGCAGCAACAGTCATCTCAGAACGGTAATCATTCCCATGATGGTCAAGCGAATACGCAGATGCAATCAATGAGCATGCCTAGGGTACAACAGAGTAGTCTGGAAAATGCGCAGTACAATGTTTTATCATCTCGTCCTCTAGCTTCAGCACCACAGCAGAATATTCCCTGTTCCGTACCGGGTTCTAGTTTAGAGTCAGGCCAAGGAAATGCACTGAATAATAGCCAGCAGGTTGCCATGAGATCCATGCAACAAAATAATTATCAAGAAGTAAATAACAGTTCTGCCTCTGCTCAAAGTGGGTTAAGTACACTGCAGTCTAATGTTAACCAAACCCAGTTAAGTTCCAGTCTGCTTCAGCAACAGCACCTCAAGCAACAGAAAGACCAACAAATGACTCAGCAGCAGCAGCTCAAACCGCAATTTCAACAGCGCCAgatgcagcagcagcagcagcaactgCTTCAGAAGCAGCAATTAATTCAGCAGCACCAGCAACAGTTGCAAGCAAGACAGCAAGTGGCACAAAATGATGTCAGTCGTGGGATGTTTCAGCAACATTCTCTGCAGAGTCAGCGTACTAGTTCCCCCCTTCAACATTTAAAACCAGGATCCCAGCTTCCTGTTACGTCGCCTCAGCTTCTGCCAGGTGGATCTCCTCAGATGACACAACAACATTTGTCTCCCCAGGTCGACCAGAAAAATGTGATCTCATCTGTCAACAAGAATGGAACTCCAGTGCAACCTGCAAACTCCCCTTTCGTTGTCCCATCCCCTTCAACCCCCTTGGCACCGTCCCCTATGCAAGTTGCCTCTGAGAAACCATCTGGAGCTTCTTCGTTGTCAATGGGGAATATTGCACGCCAACAAGCAACTGGAACGCAAGGTGTAGTTCAATCCATTGCATTTGGCACTCCAGGGATCTCTGCCTCTCCTCTCCTTCAGGAGTTTATTAGTCCTGAAGGAAATAATTTAAATCCTTTGACAAGTACATTTGGGAAACCAAATGCTACTGAGCTGCCTATTGAACGCCTTATCAGAGCC GTGAAGTCCATCTCACCACAATCACTCTCTTCTGCAGTAAGTGACATCGGATCTGTTGTAAGCATGGTTGATAGGATAGCTGGTTCAGCCCCAGGAAATTCAAGGGCTTCAGTTGGAGAGGACTTCGTTGCAAAGACTAAGTGTCGTCTCCAAGCAAGAAACTTCATGGCGCAAGAGGGGATGACGCCGACCAAGAAGATGAAGCGTGGCACAACTGCAATGCCGTTAAGCGTTTATTCATTAGAAGGAAGCGTTGGTGATAACTGCAAGCAGTTTGCATGTTCGGAAACATCAGATCTGGAATCTACTGCGACTTCTGTTGGCAAGAAGGCAAGAACTGAG ACCGAGCATGCTCTTTTGGAGGAAATCAAGGAAATAAACCAGCGGCTGATAGATACAGTTGTTGAGATTAGTGATGATGAAGATGCCGCTGATTCTAGTGAGGGAGCAACAGCAAGCAAAGGCTGTGAAGGAACAACAGTGAGACTTTCGTTTATAGCTGTTTCTCTCAGCCCAGCCTTGAAGGCTCATCTCTCATCAACCCAAATG TCTCCTATTCAATCATTGCGTCTACTGGTACCTTGTAGCTACCCCAACGTCTCTCCATCTCTCCTATATAAACTACCGGTGGAAACAAG CAAAGAGAACGGGGACCTCTCGTCCAAAGCTATGGCAAGGTTCAATAAATTGCTAAGAAGCTTGTCACAGCCGATGTCGCTCAAAGACATTGCCAATACATGGGACGCTTGCGCTCGGACTGTGATATGTGAATACGCACAGCAATTTGGTGGTGGAACTTTTAGCTCAAAATACGGTACTTGGGAGAAATTTGTAGCTGCTTCCTGA
- the LOC103872366 gene encoding mediator of RNA polymerase II transcription subunit 15a isoform X4: MDNNNWRPSILNGESAAMNNGEWRNQLPPDSRQKIANKIMETLSRHLPSSGPEGINDLRRIAARFEEKTFSGAVNQTDYLRKISMKMLTMETKSQNAAGSSSTTTDANNTTSMDSIPNNQGQLLPNNQSQAPQPLMSQTMQSNTASGMAGSTGLPSSMQPVSSIANNNVTSVVNQNSSMQNVAGVLQDSSGQHGLSSNMISGSQRQMLGRPHIMSSQQQQQPQGGQYLYQQQLLRQNFQSGNVPNPIQQQQQNVLQPNQMHSSQQPGSTTSATQPSAVNSAPIQGLHTNQQSSPQFSSQQTTSQTILRQQQSSLLRQHPQSQQASGIHQQQTSLPHQSISPQQQAQMTRQQAASGSGIQQNQMMAQHVVGDMQQQQHQQRLLNQQNNVMNMRPQQKQHPPAQQQFMSQQNSLQATTQQPLGTQSNVAGLQQPQQQLLSSQTNQQSVHMLSQPTAALQRTHQAGHGLYPSQGQQSQNQPSQQQMMPLQSHHQQLQQPNLLQQDVQQRLQSSGQVTGSLLPPQNVVDQQRQLYQSQRTLSEIPSSSLDSTAQKESGNAVDWQEEVFQKIKIMKDAYLPDVTEIYQRVIAKLQQMDSLPQQQRSEQFEKLRQFKTMLERMMQFLSVSKSSIMPPLKNKVAIYEKQIVDFVTAHRPRKPVQQGQPPQSQMQPMQQQSSQNGNHSHDGQANTQMQSMSMPRVQQSSLENAQYNVLSSRPLASAPQQNIPCSVPGSSLESGQGNALNNSQQVAMRSMQQNNYQEVNNSSASAQSGLSTLQSNVNQTQLSSSLLQQQHLKQQKDQQMTQQQQLKPQFQQRQMQQQQQQLLQKQQLIQQHQQQLQARQQVAQNDVSRGMFQQHSLQSQRTSSPLQHLKPGSQLPVTSPQLLPGGSPQMTQQHLSPQVDQKNVISSVNKNGTPVQPANSPFVVPSPSTPLAPSPMQVASEKPSGASSLSMGNIARQQATGTQGVVQSIAFGTPGISASPLLQEFISPEGNNLNPLTSTFGKPNATELPIERLIRAVKSISPQSLSSAVSDIGSVVSMVDRIAGSAPGNSRASVGEDFVAKTKCRLQARNFMAQEGMTPTKKMKRGTTAMPLSVYSLEGSVGDNCKQFACSETSDLESTATSVGKKARTETEHALLEEIKEINQRLIDTVVEISDDEDAADSSEGATASKGCEGTTVRLSFIAVSLSPALKAHLSSTQMSPIQSLRLLVPCSYPNVSPSLLYKLPVETSKENGDLSSKAMARFNKLLRSLSQPMSLKDIANTWDACARTVICEYAQQFGGGTFSSKYGTWEKFVAAS, encoded by the exons ATGGATAACAACAATTGGAGACCTTCCATTCTAAATGGAGAATCTGCAGCCATGAACAATGGTGAGTGGAGAAATCAATTGCCACCTGATTCACGCCAGAAGATCGCTAACAAGAT AATGGAAACACTAAGCAGGCACCTTCCGAGTTCTGGACCAGAAGGAATTAACGATCTCAGGAGAATTGCTGCCAGATTTGAGGAGAAAACTTTCAGCGGTGCTGTTAACCAG ACTGATTACCTTCGGAAGATATCCATGAAGATGCTGACTATGGAGACTAAATCTCAAAATGCTGCTGGCTCTTCCTCAACTACCACTGATGCTAATAATACCACATCAATGGATTCAA TACCCAACAATCAAGGGCAACTTCTTCCAAACAATCAATCTCAAGCACCTCAGCCGTTGATGTCCCAAACCATGCAGAGTAATACAGCCTCTGGAATGGCGGGTTCTACTGGTTTACCATCTTCCATGCAGCCTGTTTCTTCCATAGCCAATAATAACGTCACAAGCGTTGTAAACCAGAATTCCAGTATGCAAAATGTTGCCGGAGTGTTGCAAGATTCATCTGGGCAGCATGGCCTTTCATCCAACATGATATCAGGATCCCAAAGGCAGATGTTGGGCAGGCCGCATATTATGTCTtctcagcagcagcagcagccacAGGGTGGACAATATCTTTATCAGCAGCAACTTCTCAGGCAGAATTTTCAGTCAGGGAATGTTCCCAATCCCatacaacaacagcaacaaaatGTATTGCAGCCCAATCAAATGCATTCGTCTCAACAGCCTGGTAGTACGACATCTGCAACGCAGCCTTCAGCTGTGAACTCAGCTCCCATCCAGGGTCTCCACACAAATCAGCAGTCAAGTCCTCAATTCTCTTCTCAGCAGACTACGTCACAGACTATTCTTCGTCAGCAGCAATCGTCGCTGCTAAGGCAACATCCGCAATCACAACAAGCCTCTGGGATCCATCAGCAACAAACTTCATTGCCGCATCAGTCTATTTCTCCCCAGCAGCAAGCACAAATGACGCGGCAACAAGCTGCAAGTGGCTCAGGCATCCAGCAGAATCAAATGATGGCGCAGCATGTTGTTGGGGAtatgcagcagcagcaacatcAGCAAAGGTTGCTGAACCAGCAAAATAATGTTATGAACATGCGACCGCAGCAGAAGCAACACCCACCGGCCCAACAGCAATTTATGTCTCAACAAAACAGCCTTCAGGCTACGACTCAGCAACCACTGGGCACTCAAAGCAATGTTGCAGGACTGCAGCAACCACAACAACAGTTGCTCAGTTCCCAGACTAACCAGCAGTCGGTGCACATGTTATCACAGCCAACCGCTGCGCTGCAACGAACACACCAAGCTGGCCATGGCTTGTATCCTTCTCAGGGACAACAGTCACAAAATCAGCCATCCCAGCAGCAGATGATGCCCCTTCAGTCTCACCATCAGCAGTTACAACAACCTAATCTGCTACAACAGGATGTGCAACAAAGGCTACAATCTTCAGGCCAAGTGACAGGTTCCCTGCTTCCACCTCAAAATGTAGTGGACCAACAGAGACAATTGTATCAATCCCAAAGAACCCTTTCGGAGATTCCATCAT CATCGCTAGACTCCACGGCACAGAAGGAAAGTGGAAATGCGGTTGATTGGCAAGAGGAGGTTTTCCAAAAG ATCAAAATTATGAAAGATGCGTACTTACCAGATGTTACCGAAATCTACCAGAGAGTTATAGCCAAGTTGCAGCAA ATGGATTCTCTTCCGCAGCAACAAAGATCAGAGCAGTTTGAGAAATTGAGACAATTCAAGACAATGTTGGAGCGAATGATGCAATTCCTATCGGTTTCAAAGAGCAGTATCATGCCTCCTTTAAAGAATAAGGTGGCTATTTATGAGAAGCAGATTGTAGATTTCGTAACTGCGCACAGGCCGAGGAAGCCAGTACAGCAAGGGCAGCCTCCGCAATCTCAAATGCAGCCTATGCAGCAACAGTCATCTCAGAACGGTAATCATTCCCATGATGGTCAAGCGAATACGCAGATGCAATCAATGAGCATGCCTAGGGTACAACAGAGTAGTCTGGAAAATGCGCAGTACAATGTTTTATCATCTCGTCCTCTAGCTTCAGCACCACAGCAGAATATTCCCTGTTCCGTACCGGGTTCTAGTTTAGAGTCAGGCCAAGGAAATGCACTGAATAATAGCCAGCAGGTTGCCATGAGATCCATGCAACAAAATAATTATCAAGAAGTAAATAACAGTTCTGCCTCTGCTCAAAGTGGGTTAAGTACACTGCAGTCTAATGTTAACCAAACCCAGTTAAGTTCCAGTCTGCTTCAGCAACAGCACCTCAAGCAACAGAAAGACCAACAAATGACTCAGCAGCAGCAGCTCAAACCGCAATTTCAACAGCGCCAgatgcagcagcagcagcagcaactgCTTCAGAAGCAGCAATTAATTCAGCAGCACCAGCAACAGTTGCAAGCAAGACAGCAAGTGGCACAAAATGATGTCAGTCGTGGGATGTTTCAGCAACATTCTCTGCAGAGTCAGCGTACTAGTTCCCCCCTTCAACATTTAAAACCAGGATCCCAGCTTCCTGTTACGTCGCCTCAGCTTCTGCCAGGTGGATCTCCTCAGATGACACAACAACATTTGTCTCCCCAGGTCGACCAGAAAAATGTGATCTCATCTGTCAACAAGAATGGAACTCCAGTGCAACCTGCAAACTCCCCTTTCGTTGTCCCATCCCCTTCAACCCCCTTGGCACCGTCCCCTATGCAAGTTGCCTCTGAGAAACCATCTGGAGCTTCTTCGTTGTCAATGGGGAATATTGCACGCCAACAAGCAACTGGAACGCAAGGTGTAGTTCAATCCATTGCATTTGGCACTCCAGGGATCTCTGCCTCTCCTCTCCTTCAGGAGTTTATTAGTCCTGAAGGAAATAATTTAAATCCTTTGACAAGTACATTTGGGAAACCAAATGCTACTGAGCTGCCTATTGAACGCCTTATCAGAGCC GTGAAGTCCATCTCACCACAATCACTCTCTTCTGCAGTAAGTGACATCGGATCTGTTGTAAGCATGGTTGATAGGATAGCTGGTTCAGCCCCAGGAAATTCAAGGGCTTCAGTTGGAGAGGACTTCGTTGCAAAGACTAAGTGTCGTCTCCAAGCAAGAAACTTCATGGCGCAAGAGGGGATGACGCCGACCAAGAAGATGAAGCGTGGCACAACTGCAATGCCGTTAAGCGTTTATTCATTAGAAGGAAGCGTTGGTGATAACTGCAAGCAGTTTGCATGTTCGGAAACATCAGATCTGGAATCTACTGCGACTTCTGTTGGCAAGAAGGCAAGAACTGAG ACCGAGCATGCTCTTTTGGAGGAAATCAAGGAAATAAACCAGCGGCTGATAGATACAGTTGTTGAGATTAGTGATGATGAAGATGCCGCTGATTCTAGTGAGGGAGCAACAGCAAGCAAAGGCTGTGAAGGAACAACAGTGAGACTTTCGTTTATAGCTGTTTCTCTCAGCCCAGCCTTGAAGGCTCATCTCTCATCAACCCAAATG TCTCCTATTCAATCATTGCGTCTACTGGTACCTTGTAGCTACCCCAACGTCTCTCCATCTCTCCTATATAAACTACCGGTGGAAACAAG CAAAGAGAACGGGGACCTCTCGTCCAAAGCTATGGCAAGGTTCAATAAATTGCTAAGAAGCTTGTCACAGCCGATGTCGCTCAAAGACATTGCCAATACATGGGACGCTTGCGCTCGGACTGTGATATGTGAATACGCACAGCAATTTGGTGGTGGAACTTTTAGCTCAAAATACGGTACTTGGGAGAAATTTGTAGCTGCTTCCTGA